The window GCTTATCAGACATTAGGTTTTGACACTGGCCATGTTCAAACGAGCACCAAAAATCTGTCTAATCCTTGTCTTgctttctggagttatcagattattaaaatgccaTGTAAATAGTTATGTAAAATACGAGTAATTCTTTCAGATTTTTCACATTTGTGCAGGTTTTAACATGGTAAAACGGACAAACCGATGCAGCAAAGACAAAATGATAGAAAACGTTAAACACCGGtgaggttttgtttgtttgtttctttgttttttacaagATTCATTGAACTTTGTCTTTCAAATATCACAGTACCACTGAAAACCCATGGGTTAAAGTCTCTGTAAATGATTTTTCTTGCGTCAGTACAGATCTATTGAATAATCGGTTAAAAATAAGGTAAAAATAAACCTGTTGCGTCATGTCTGCAGCTAATTATTaactgttttattgtccgaaAATTTGGAAGAGCACGttcgcatgctagttgttgttagagaCTTGTGAAAACTGCTTAAAAAACTCAGCGTGGTGAATGATTTAGATGCTTGGAATGtattaggtaagtgaggaataagtttggacctctgcaaacgatttaaaataaactagtttttccatgtttttaagaaaatgaggtacagcgcctttaactgacacatgtttttgattatcaGATATCTCGAAAATCGAAAATCACATCTTAAAACTGCGTTCTCTGATCATTCTTGTTGGCCATATGATGTGTCCATACTCTGAACACTGCGTTTATTTATGTGAGCGTGACGTGACTGTCTGATGACCCACCTGGGGATGCTCCTGGCTCTCACGTCTTTTCGTCCGCGTCTCCGTTTGACTTGGTGTACGGCACGTCTTTGTCTGCAGCCTCTTTCTGCCTGagacgacacaaacacaacgcAGAGGCTCCCGTGTTACACAAAGTTGACTCATGGGAACTTTTAGCCacgttaaaatgtcaaaaacagacctggagttgtgtttcattctcacGTTTGACCCTTtattctccaaagctcaaaatacttcattccacctcgtgatgtcatagtaataataagtatcttttctatattttatttcttgttCAGTTGAATGAGGAAGTATCAACAACAACGTACAAAACAAATGTGCGTAAAATAGGTGCTGtgtgctgtttaaaatgtgctgaacgatttggaaaaatatctaactgcAATTTTTCTGATAAGCATTTgcgatttttgttttaattatcgGATTCTGTTCAAGGTTTTTATGTTGTCATTTTATGTGTCATGtgacagaaatatgaactgataaactaatacaagaatcacatgtttgtactagagttgtcaaaagtattaaaaatcagatattaatcgatactaaaactaatatcgaaactagatactcatttgagcaaatatcTATACTGCAAAAAATCACTTTAACGGGACAAAATGTGATCTTTCCTGAGCTTTTTAATGATGTTAAGCTTTATCAGAATGAATATGAGACCTCATGCtaagataaagaaagtactatatatgaaaattacattatattattaaaagtgTACCCTTTTTATCTTTGTGGTATCGTAATCAGCAAGAGtttcaaattttagtattgtcacAACACTCATCTGTacacatctaaactacagattGGGAGTTTTTGATGGAGAATAATACGGATATGTTGTTGTTTAGGGGagaaacatttcagtctttgcgatttgctaattccatccattcaaattgcgatgcCGATGAATCTTGCAGCTCTAGCACGTGTTCTTATGTTGAGCCCGGTACAGCCCCACATGTGCTGAGCGAGTGCACACAGGGCCAGAGGctttgcacactgcactttaGGTCTATTAGTCACTATAGAGTGGAGAGCTGCGGTGCTCACCCTCCATCAGCGCCTCTATTCAAAAGTCAAATGCTCGCTTGTTATGTATCGAGCCACTTAAAGCACACATTGTGGCTCAGGGCAAACTCCTAACAATTACAGCATGATTTGAAATCAATGATGCAGACAGGTTTGACCCAGTCTGTGGCTCCCTGCCATGTGTGGGCTCTTAGAAATCTGCATGGACTTTGATTTCACAAGCTTTTCTGTGCCGCTTCATTTTTCTGCCAAAGTTCTGTTCTGCCAAGGCCTCCCTAAATCTGTCCCATAAGCCCAATGTCAACCAAAATACATGGTCCTGAACCTAACCCTGATTCTAACCCTGTCCTTAATTTGATTGtgaaataatgtatttttaaaagtgaACAATTACTATATAACCCCAGTGCAAAGTGACATAACTGCATAAGAAGAAAATGAACTATGAACTATTCTATTGCCATTGTATTTTTAGGATGTTTCCGCTGAGAGTAAGAATAACTTTTTCAAGGAAGGTCTGAGCTGTTGTACCTGTTTTTGGTGGAGGACCCAGAGgaaatgtacgcagacacatgGAGAACATTCAAACTACACACAGAGAGGCCCCATACTACTCCAGAAATGAACCGAGGAAGTTCTTGCAATGAGGCAAAAGTACTAACCTCTGTTCCACTGTGTTGCCGTATATAACGTGCTCACTCATCTAAACTTTGACTGTTATGACCATGTTTGAACGTGTTTTGTGCAAATGAATAAGACAATACATGGAAAAAGAGTCTAGAAAAGCATGGTAAAAAGTCCATAAGTAAAAAGTCCACCTGCATGAGTATCTTTATAATCATTTACTCACGGCCTGACTTTGTTGCGGAAGAAGAGCTGTCTGAGGACGAGGGCGATGCTGGTGAGGACCATCATGGTGGTGCACATGGTGATACTGAGGGAGGGCTATCTCCTGGAGATCTGGTCTTCCATTGAAAATTCCTTGAATTATACAAGGAGCGACAGTGGGACTATTCCCCGTGTTTCCACCCGACTGCACTCACAACTCTGGAGATTACGTGGGGAGGATTAGCCTGGATCAGGGAGGGGGTTAGACAAGACTGGAGAAGGTAAATAAAGCAGGCTGTGGCACAAGAAGGAACTCTGATCAAATAGGCTGTGTTCATAAGTTCATAATGTTGTTGTATTTGATGGAGAGTAGAAGTCAGTTTAACTCAGTAGTGTTGCTTAGATCGATGTCACTTCTGGATCTAATGTGCGTCAACTGATTAAAAACTAACAATTACATGCATTTGAAAAGAAAGAGCTCACTTGTCACCTACCATTTACAAACAACATTATTtcatctcagattaacagacttTAGTGCAGAAATCGGCAATATTTTCCAGTCGTGATCAGGTTCTGGTTTAGGTTTAATGTATTTTCGTCTCCTCATAGAGAAAATTGGCTCAGAGCAGAGGTCAGCAGCATCAACAAACAGACATGATGTGAcgtaacaaaagacaaaaagaactGGACAATGTACAATCAGTCACAGTCAGTCCATGTTGTTAATCAATTTTATGGACTCGAGCAGAAAAAAACGTTTTTTATCtgctatttttatgtaaagAAACCCTGTATCTCCTTCCAGACGGCAGGAGCTCTTACTGTGAGTTGAGCACATGACTGTTCAAAAACGGTCTGTGGTTCAGATTAAACACACTCATGATGTTACCAGACAGTTTTGTTAGTCTAAAGATCTGCAAATtgatatgtttttcatttttcaaaattttcttgtaagcagccatgtttgttttgatatggaagGACATTGAGCGTCCCTGATTGACTAATCCACGTAACAgccacgcccatctgaacttcGGGAGATTCAACAGAGTCCAGTCTCAGATCTTTGCCCAATATTGGAGGGTGTTTTCTGGATCCACGATAGTAAGACATTTACTATCAAATGTCCCAATAGAAAATGTTGCCATATTAATCGTGCAGTTTAATGTCACGCCATGTTCAAATGGATAATGAGGCCACTTTTtaacaccaaaacaaacaaaacaaacagcttaGTTCATTCGTGTTGACAGAGAAGTTCCTgaattttgtcccagttttggtTTTatgtccagtaattacagatacaaccataaaccaggttcaaaccagTTGAAATATTGTATTTCAACTGGTTTGAACCTGTCCTTTATCCCCCTCAGGCTCTGCGTAcatgatttcaaaccatgagtcaggaacatgttttattttgaacttttaacccTACCCACTTAGTGCCATAGTGATATTGCACCGTGGCatagaaacaactgtctgggatcaTGTCGTTCAGTTGTTTCCTTGCAGTTTTCCGATCTCTGCCTATTATTTGGTTTATTGTCACTTGTGATTTAGCTTCTTTATTAGTTATTACCTGAGAAAATGTCATGTAGAATAAAGATTATATTCTGCAGAGTCAATTTCTTCAGTTTTTACCAGACAATGCACCATGTCAAGAGCATTTATCGTtgcatgaataaattaaaatcaggtCCAGGCCTTTTAATTACAAATACACTCCTTTAGCAGCCCTCTCTTTGCAGGAATCTCAGTGAGCCTTCTTTTATTGTGTTCTGACCGAAAATAGGGCCCAGCGGATCATTGTTGAAGATATTACGAGGCTGTTTCTAAAAATACCGGGGTAATGACTTCCCCCTAGGCTCGCTGCACCCATCCTGCAATATATTAGGAGAAGAAAAGCCATAGTGGGATAAATGGAGGTAAAAATAGATAGACCTCCGAGCTACTTATAATTAGCACTGCTGACTCAAGCGGAGAGTAAGGGATCAGTAGGGCAAGTTAACGGAGGAATGGAGTGTTGGTGTTTATCAAGAAGGAGagaattattttgatttgagcGTATTTTTTGCCAAAGGAGGGTCCGGTGGCGGTTgccttagccagagaaaagaaatggtttgagaaagGAAATACAATCCATTTTTGagcaggaatgggggccttagacatcaccttTCCCTCATATGTAACTCCATCGTCAGactcaaagcaaacaaagagaacaaagagaacaatggaGTTAGCCAGGTTGGCAATAGGTGTGAAAAATACCCATTAGTAGCTCAACAGATAATGCagcaccagcaatctgaccagaaatgaagaagcggcttggacgaacagcgaaacatctttactcttacaactttttgtccttttactatcacagcaagaaggtacagatcttagccagagaaaagaaatggtttgagaaagaaaagacaatccatttttgagcaggaatgggggccttagacatcaccttTCCCTcatatataactccatcctcagacccaaagcaaacaaaggaaacaaagggaACACTAGAGCAAGCCAGGCGGGTGTTTCACtgttttcagtgtagttagcgcctcctttcagacagatttaaggcagtgtccagcagtaatctgaccagaactgaagtagcgacttggatgagcagagaaacatcttcactcctacaactttttgtccttttacaacaagaaggttctgggtttgactcCTGGGTTGTCCGAGCCTTTCTGAATTTGCGTgttctgtgtctgggtgggtttcctctggatCCTCATGTTcaccccatcaaccaaaacgtgcctcctgacaggttgccccatgCCCCTTTACCTCCGTTGGTGCCGTCTGCTTGGCTCCACGGAgattttaataccatactgcggAAAACTCTTGCCCaagtagtaacatctccataaagtcgccggaaaagttacacagtgcaccttattACTGCagtggaaaaaaataagaaatgcgATTGATTCTCTGTTCTTTTCATATAGTGTGTTTAATACATATACAAAggataatgtaaaaatgtacaatCGTCACTATAATctgttataaatgtaaaaacatctCTCTAGGACACGTGTGGGTCAACACCTCTAATAGTAAAACAGCACAAGGAGGATTTCCGAATGGTATTTACATGGCAGTTTCTCGATATACACATTCAATAGAAGGCACATCCAAGTCCAATATGAGTCCACCCTCTGGCGTTTCCTATGACTTTGTCCCTTCATTGAAATCCATTGGTCCCAAACTATGGTAAAGATAGTGGCAGTTTTAACAGTATACGTGCATCTGCTGCTATAGGCTATGATACCtactcattttattattattggtacATTATAGTATTATATATGCATATTAATCATCCAGTTTTATCTAATGTTACACAaactatattttatacattttcctCAGATACATTGCTTTAATAGATCATAAGTCGAGTTGATTCCATTGGTAAAGAGGCCGTTCAAGTGTCTGTGTCGTTACGTAATCCCGCTTGGTACGGTCCGCACGTTTCACCCGCTGGACGTGGAGAGCTTGGTCCAGCCCACTTCCTCGTACACGGCCGAGACCCCGCAGCAGACGGTGGCCAGGAGCTTGGTCCACGCCGCACCCACCTCCGGAGTGACCACCTGTGGGAACGCCTCTCCGAGCACCTCCAGGATCACGCCGCTCAGGATCTGGAAGACATGGTTTGAGGTCAGGTGAGTGTCCTTCATACGCTGTCTGGACAAacaaaaagtcaccacctggatttaactaagcaaatatgttggggttgctgcagttggtctggtcgaggttcagcagaatgaggtcagctgacacctgaatatactgaatgaccaggttattccatcaatggatttttgggcatattccaagacaaTGCCACGATTCATCGGGATTAAACTGTGAAAGAGTGAATCAGGAGCATgaatacagagagggagagggagggagagagaggggggggggagaaaggtagagagagaaatagaagcagagagagaaagcagagagaggggggaaacaggcagagagagaaagatgcacagagagagagagagagtgagaaggagggagagagagagagagagggagaaacagaggcagagagagagagagagacagatagggaaagagggagaggtagggagggagagagagagaaagggagccagagagagaaagagaagcagggagacagtggcacagagagagagataaagagggagaaggagagaaaggaaaagagagagagagagaaaccagAGAGGGTGggggacagaggcagagagagagatgcacagagagagagagagaaggagggagagggagggagagagagaggaagaaacagaaagagagagacggagagagggagagacagagacatcattttcacacatggattgtccaccacagagtccagaccttaaccccattgagaatctttgggatgagctggagaagctttgagcagcgtcagactcgaccagcatcaatgcaacatcttggtgaagaATTAATGtgacactggatggaaataaatcttgtgatgttgcagaagcgaaatcgaaacaatgccacagcgaatgtgtgacgtaatcaaagctaaaggaggaaaaagaaaatattagagtgtgaaactttttttttttgaccaggcagtgtatatcaATGGAAAGAAATGTCAGATTACACACTACTACAAGACGTTGGGATCATATCTGCTTGTCCATGCTTGATCTCGTCAGATTTCAGAAGTTAAGCAAGACTGGGCCCGGTTAGTACTTagatgggagaccactgaggatagcagtggctctagtttaaactggtgttgtgtccttacgcaagacacttcacccaccttttCTAGTGAGTGATTGGTGATGGTCAGAAGGGCTCAGGCACAGACCACTGCCTCACTTCCATTAGTCTACCTTAGGGCAGCTATAACTTCAGTAACTTACCACCAACAAGTGTGtttagtgaataaataatgaaatgtaaagtgctttagtGTCTTAAAAGGCACTATATAGATCTGaagcattattattacactgtttCTGTTACTTTAATTCTTGATCATCTACTTTTTATGCTTTTGGGTTGATGACATACTCAACTGTTCTATTTTtacgatgatattgaaactactaaTGCACTAACACAGTGACACTAAAGCAAGATAATTGCCGTAAACCCTTTTATTAACATgcaatatattaaaaaacatggcagaatgaaacactagtGCTTAGTTAGTATCTATaatcagtcaaaaaaaaaaaaacactctacaGCTTAAATCCTGGTACAAATATtgctacaaataaaataaaataaaataaaataaaataaaaacaaaataaaaataaaataaaaataaaataaaataaaataaaataaaataaaataaaataaaataaaataaaataaaataaaataaaataaaataaaataaaataaaataaaataaaataaaaataaaataaaataaataaaactacaaaaatataaacatgatgAATTCTGAGCCCGCAAAAAATAGGTCCAGCTTTTATACATTGAATGCTAAGTCCATATAGTAATTaccatgacaggcctagatgCACAATGGAAGTCAAGGATTTCTTTAGATGACTGCAGCCCTCAAAACAGCCATTTAGAGAAATTATATCACCAATCTCAATAATTATGCATATTGAGGCTGCTCCTCcattgctcctctgtgtttttaaggtcCATACATATTCTGATCAAAGCCCTCAGCTGGCATTTTGTAAACATGAAAAGGACTGAATTAAACATGATATAATAAACAGATATTATGGTCCGATTTGGAAAATAATGCAATTAGTTAATTACCAACACTTTCATGTTATTCAATAGGATTCACTGGGGAACATTGAAACTAGTTTAAAGGGGATGGACTGTGCGTGTGAATGAAATTAGAGGCGACGGTAGTATATATATCACTCACCTTTACCAAAAAGTACTCATTTGAAAGAAGTATTGTGGTTTATTGTTGAAGTTTCTTACCTTGAAATAGACCGGGTCCACCTTGTGTCTCAGTGCGTGCGCCTTCCCCAACGACTTCAGGATCTGGGCCACCTTCTCTGCGTTCTCCAGGTTCTCCACGAGGCTGTTGAGGGCGTTCATGACCCGATGGGCATGCTTCCTCAGCTGGGCACtgctctccagctcctctgcctcttcgATGTGCTTGAACTGGCTGAAGTACTGCTTGGACGAGGGGAAGTTTACGAAGAGTCTGCAAAAAAAAGGAGGGGAAAGAGACGGAAATGTAAGCACGAACAGCTGTTGTAAGCGAGCGGGTATCTCTTAATCTCTCGCACAGTGCATTTGATTTGGCAAAACCACTTTAGAGCTGGCAAGACAGCGTTAGCAAACATTAGCGCGGCATGCACTTGCGGCGTTGCTTTGTAGTTCGGTGCTTGAGAGCTATTATTAAGTTATTTAGAGACAGTATGCAATTTATAAAGCATTACACATCATTTATACTCAGATTTGTAAGCAGGCAAGACTTAAAATATGATAATAAATAGGTAAATATGATAATATATAGGTATAGAAATATGAGCATTAACCAGGAGCACGCTAAAGTACCGCCATCTGAAATTTGGTGATATAGTACTGCTATTAAAGGCTGCTGTATTGGGCTAATTTTACAAATGATTATTACATATTTGACATATTAACTGTTTTGATCATTTAAATAGATGTACTTCATGttaacaaagaaatactgttgttaaaatgtattttgttccTAAAAATATGGATAAATAGCAGAAACGCATGAGCAATATGTTGATTATCTCACATAATATTGTATCGTGAGCCAATGGTGAATATTTGAGAAGTAACAGAATTAATAATGTCATAAAAGCCCAATATCGAGACTGACTATATAAGATCTACACTGTATTGGGTTGTAAGTTTCTAGAGCTGAAAAGATTTGGTGAATTGGCAGGATACGATGCATTATGGACTACATTACCCATGATTCTTTGCTCCTTTCCGGCGTGCGACCAGTAAACTGCTATTAAACAGTTGCTGAATGTGGTTGCATCCTTAGTAAACATACAGGCTACGAACTAAAATCATCACAAatactttcacatttttataattttgtattCCACGGAGCCATGCCTCTCgtccaaagaaaaacaaatacatatatatatagttcatgtgtcagatgccctccctgtcatCGCCTCTTTAACTCGAGCAAATCCACCTAAAACTCCTTCATTTCTCGATGAAGCTGGCACAGGTCACACTCTCTCACCCCTATAAgagcaaactaaaaacacagaggaaacccattaCGTTGATGAAAAACAGTGCCAGCCGTGCGTAAAGTCGTGCACTCTCATTCGCCCGTTTTATCAAGTCGTACCaatcatttcaacatttttgtaggtaaaaatatgtgAAGAGCGAAATAGTGTGCGATATATCATACAAACTGACATGCACTTGAGGTCAATTAGTGATTTGCGGCAGTTATAAAAGCTAAAATCGTCATGTGATAAGAGATACAGTATGTGGAGATGGGTGGAGATCTTCCCTTTTAGCTCAGACGGGTGCAGTTGTTTGATCCCGGGTACAAactttgtgtctctgtgcaagacacttgacccaccttcTTTGCATATGTATGAactggtgtgtgagtgactgGTGATGTCCTCAAAGGTGAAGTAAAAAGTGCAATTTGATTCGATACTGTATatttgtgtccccagatactTGGCAAACATGTTGAAATCAAACATAACCTTTAcggataacaattgtaatgcagaTTTGTTCTTcgttgtttgttataatttggttgtTTGGTTCACAAAATGCCACTTTCTACACTGAAACacagctggtttaaacctaaaaggactctgatCTGAATGCGACAGTTATATAATGTCATCgctacctaaactccagcacctgcagccaatcattcatcagtgctagtgcagccgctgcagctcagtgagcgAATTCTGGAGGATCTGAGCTTTAACATGAGGCCTGTGCATCAACTGAGaaggagaaaaacttgtatgtgtctctgtctgcaggttaaagctctGGTAAAAcgggttcagttgtgattgtagtgtcTGATTAAAAACCGTAAGAGGACAGGCAACATAACACAAAAACTGTAACCAAATTCTGTTAGACTGTGCATCAAACTCTGCAGTGGAACAATTTAAAGGGCTAAATACAGATAGGCAAATAAATATAGGcagttattattgttgtgttactGGGCAAGAAACTGATTGCTTGTGTTACTGCCATAATTTCGATTTaccttttatttgagtaatatgACAAAACTGTGGACTTTTAATTAAGATTCTCACCTGATTGAAAACGAAAAACGGCTCTCCAAGGCAGGGTTAAGTTAgagttaaataaagtaaataaattatgCTTAAAGGTCATTCTGCTGCCTAAGTGAGGAATGTTTATACccatttatgtcatttttatgtctttttttgaTGTATTCTActatgtaattgttttattttagtggcTGAGGTGAAATAACAATACAACGCTAACGATTGTACAAGCCACGGTAAAGTTTATTCAAGTCATCAgtaaaaaatgtctttattgaGCGAACGACGAGGGGGTGTGATAAATCCGTTAATCAGTAACCGTGTTTATTCTGACCACAACATAATCGTAAGGCCGTGAGAATTTTAGAGGCAAACGCAGGTCATTTCAGATCAATCTATCGCTACTTTTCAGTGGCTTCAGTCTAGGGGGGAGGGGGTGATCTGAAAACGCGacagaaatacaaaatggatttaaacagcacattatcAGGAACCTGCCATTGGTCTGTGGGTTTATGGTTGTGTTtagttgtttgattttcaacaaaaaggtgagagtgactaactgaaaaacttagCTTGCGACTGTAatttttaatgtgtaatgtgttatagttccagctaaaccagctctttctggtcagattgtgttaaattaacgctcagattaaagtttagagcttcagacagagcagtgcctacagtttgCGTCACACCCTCAGCTGCAACTatgaaaactatttaaaaaaaaaaagtaaacctaAATGTAAAGATCTGACGGTCACAGTGCCTTTACCTTACAGTTCAGAAGGTTTCCATGTCATGAAGCAGATCACAAACTAGATTAGAGAAAGGTCATCTATTCGACAATGTCATTTAACCCCGTTGAGTCGGATGCTATTGTTTGCAGaatcgcggttgcggactttccattagtgtaactctgcaaccaattgtgcttcatgtaagtttaaacggcatctcaaagcagaggcatggggctctttaaatattttactgttattCGTATCCatgctgctgaaggtaacgccccatccctcctgcaccgctggtttagcaggacgCAGACGCTTTGCAACGTTGCTGATCAAACCTGTTaataacgctagtgggagcaacttCAGTGAAAGAAGTCATCTGATTtgattgttattaatgttcatatcttgagttatagAAACAatcgtgaaataaaaataccaggatcacgtagagaggatcaatatgaacattttaagaccaaatgatgagtctgacagcagcagttacgtgGAGAGTGGcgactctttttcagtataaagtgaattagagccagagccgatggagccagaagctcgtccatgctcactttctgtgTGGATCGCGGCGGCTAacacattagctatgtccatttatatatagtctatgggttTATGATATAGgtagatttatttgttttaaaactgGATTTTTTTCCCTTCCAAATGTTCACCCAAACAAACCAagtaatactttgaaaaacatgaaaacctgtcatatgtgacaaacaaacatgtaGAGACACACAATTCACAATGTGCCTGCTGCCCGTGCTAGAAGAATAGGATTGggatgattttttaaattatttttttgtagccGATACCGATAACTGATACTAACTTTTGTAAAAAtttcacaaaatgtatttatctggcgtataaaataatttgttacatGTTTATGTAAACATACATGCGTATAGCACATTTCTATTTGTTCAGAAGGTCAAATCTGATGCACTAAGAACAATCTGTgaatgacacatgggcacacagCACCAAAAAATATCAGTATCAAATATTGATAGCGGCCGATATCTGTATTGACaaatttttccagtgcaattctacacacttttttacagtgtatgaaagtgcattgtgttctgcgtcctgattggctgagggactgcaAAAgcaattatttactttttataagGAACAAGAATATATCAATAACTCATGTTGAAAAAATAACAACCATAACAGTTTATTTCctaattaaatgtttatttgaCATTGTGACATTTGGGAGAAAGCGTCACAGTCCTAGATCGTTCTGactctgttctttctctggTTTGTGGAGTTGTATCTGCATCAGTCTCCAGGATCCATCAGTCTCTTCAGACTCAGAATCCTGAAGATGCTGTTGGCTGAACGTCATCTCTCTGTCAAGTCAGTTCTTATGTTTTGATCCAATGAGGTGAATTTGGTCTTCCAATAAAttttatctatatatatatatatacatacaacacacccttaaagggttaaagatTGTGTTGTAGTTTAGTCATGGTGTCAATAATCTTGAATAATCATGAAACTGTGACGTGACATCCCTCCCCACAAAAGGAAGAgcaacaggaagggcatctgtgtttaaaaaaacgaaaaaaaaaaaaaaaaaggaaaaaaaacaaacaaaacagccacattACCAAGGGAGCAAACCCAAAAGCAACAAAGAACAAAACTCATataaaaacaagaacaatgTCCCTGAATAACTCTTTAAACTCTGCTAGTTATTGAACTGTGGATTTTCCAGGGATTCAGTGTGAAGACAATCCAAAACAGACACGAGCCTGTTTCCTCTTCTGCCCCACAGGGCATTCTCAGAA of the Periophthalmus magnuspinnatus isolate fPerMag1 chromosome 8, fPerMag1.2.pri, whole genome shotgun sequence genome contains:
- the LOC117374546 gene encoding cytoglobin-1-like; amino-acid sequence: MQGDGEKDHLESPSPLTDKERVMIQDSWAKVYENCDAAGVAILVRLFVNFPSSKQYFSQFKHIEEAEELESSAQLRKHAHRVMNALNSLVENLENAEKVAQILKSLGKAHALRHKVDPVYFKILSGVILEVLGEAFPQVVTPEVGAAWTKLLATVCCGVSAVYEEVGWTKLSTSSG